In one Clostridia bacterium genomic region, the following are encoded:
- a CDS encoding DEAD/DEAH box helicase encodes MPATGFDSETVPLSLRWAHPLVQEWFTRKLGAPSEPQEAGWPHILDDRTTLISAPTGSGKTLAAFLACIDRLVRKALAGELHNRTEVLYVSPLKALGNDIQKNLEGPLSEIQALAGQKGLLMPTIRAAVRTGDTLASERLAMLKKPPHILVTTPESLYILLTAGKSREVLRDVETIIVDEIHAVADDKRGAHLALSLERLEHLAHRKPVRIGLSATQKPIEAVAGFLTGNGRERAHIVDVGHSRKLDLAVEVPNTELGPVASNEMWDEIYDRLAELGNQHRSTLVFVNTRRLAERVSHHLAERIGEENVAAHHGSLARKLRLQAERKLKNGEVRVLVATASLELGIDIGTVDLVCQLGSPRAIAVALQRIGRAGHSVPKEGEPPIVPKGRIFATTRDELVECAALVRAIRQHDLDRLVIPEAPLDILAQQIVACCAAEEWSEEELYRVLTRAYPYRDLSRRDFERVLVMLAEGIAARRRGRYGAYLYRDQVNGRVKARRGARLAAITSGGAIPETALFTVVAMPEGAVVGTVDEDFATESNAGDIMLLGNTSWRIRRIEGSSGRVLVEDAHGAPPSIPFWLGEAPARTAELSAHVAELRQAVSERTGHATPLRHEALDSARESKAQGSKKLPQLVAADGKQPSSTTRAIRGVELTRETVNAVAWLKDECGLDDSGAEQIIEYIVAGRAVLGDVPTQRTIIAERFFDESGGMQLIIHAPFGGRVNKAWGLALRKRFCRSFNFELQAAATDDGLNIALAEQHSFPLADVFNFLQPESVQDVLEQAVLTGSPIFATRWRWDANRSLALLRFQGGKKVPPQIQRMRSDDLLASVFPDVAACGENIDGDIKLPHHPLVEEVMKDVLHEAMDVEGLKRVLNDISTGHIRCVAVDTPVPSQFSHEILNANPYAYLDDAPLEERRARAVQMRRTLPESVLQEVGKLEPAAIAQVQEEALPDVRDGDDLHDLLQTMVILPERIPLPNWDALPDVWRAFYARLEGSRRAVTAHVAGRSYWVASEKVAAFGALFPDAAFAPEPPDFGTHSQQTRDDVIAVALSGWLTHTGPITARELASVFGLPDAEIDSALLRKEATGAVLRGHYREPAEGATPHAGAPIPNELEWCERRLLARIHRLTLGTLRKQIEPVTPAQFMRWLLRWQHVAPGTQLGGERGALEILRQLQGFEIPANAWERQVLARRVREYDPEVLDQLCLTGAVGWGRLSPHPATVHANENAPGDGAEARTRRVVPTSVAPITLFLREDSEWMAPRAHGEDAEQENGLSAVAREVLGFLRRRGASFFTDIVRGTGKLKSEVETGLWELVAAGFVTADGFDNLRALIDPKRRAGQGHGRTSRPRHSSGRWSLLYAESADHARRVEATCWMLLKRYGVVFRELLAREANLPKWRELQIAFRRLEDRGEIRGGRFISGFIGEQFALPVAVESVREMKRIEPSGETITISAADPLNLVGVVVPGERVPAISGKTVTFRDGVAYEADEERAFALRDVATM; translated from the coding sequence GTGCCCGCAACAGGTTTCGACTCCGAAACTGTACCCCTGTCGTTGCGCTGGGCGCACCCGCTCGTGCAAGAGTGGTTCACCAGGAAACTCGGCGCGCCTTCCGAGCCACAGGAAGCAGGCTGGCCTCATATCCTCGACGACCGCACGACGCTGATCTCCGCGCCCACTGGTTCGGGTAAAACGCTGGCCGCGTTCCTCGCGTGCATCGACCGCCTGGTTCGCAAGGCGCTTGCCGGTGAACTGCACAACCGCACGGAAGTCCTCTATGTTTCTCCGCTCAAAGCGCTCGGGAACGATATTCAGAAGAACCTTGAAGGGCCTCTGAGCGAAATACAGGCGCTCGCCGGTCAAAAGGGCCTTTTGATGCCGACCATCCGCGCCGCCGTACGTACCGGCGACACGTTGGCCTCCGAACGGCTGGCGATGTTGAAGAAGCCGCCGCACATCCTGGTCACAACCCCTGAATCGCTTTACATCCTGCTTACGGCCGGCAAAAGTCGCGAAGTGTTGCGCGATGTTGAAACCATCATCGTCGATGAAATCCACGCGGTTGCCGACGACAAGCGCGGCGCTCACCTCGCGCTTTCGCTGGAGCGCCTCGAACACCTCGCACATCGCAAGCCCGTGCGGATTGGGCTGTCCGCAACGCAGAAACCGATTGAGGCCGTTGCCGGCTTCCTCACCGGCAATGGACGCGAACGCGCTCACATCGTGGACGTCGGACACTCCCGCAAGCTCGACCTTGCGGTCGAGGTCCCTAACACGGAGTTGGGGCCCGTCGCTTCAAACGAGATGTGGGACGAGATTTACGACCGCCTTGCCGAGCTTGGAAATCAGCATCGTTCGACGCTCGTCTTCGTAAACACGCGACGGCTCGCCGAGCGCGTCTCGCACCATCTTGCAGAGCGCATCGGCGAAGAGAATGTGGCTGCACACCACGGAAGCCTCGCGCGCAAGCTGCGGCTGCAAGCGGAACGCAAGCTGAAGAACGGCGAAGTGCGCGTGCTGGTCGCCACCGCGTCGCTGGAGCTCGGCATAGATATCGGCACGGTTGACCTTGTCTGCCAACTGGGCTCTCCGCGAGCCATTGCCGTTGCGCTGCAACGCATCGGACGCGCGGGGCACTCAGTCCCGAAAGAAGGCGAACCGCCAATCGTGCCCAAGGGACGCATCTTTGCGACCACGCGCGACGAACTCGTCGAATGCGCAGCGCTCGTGCGCGCCATCCGCCAGCACGACCTCGATCGCCTCGTCATCCCCGAAGCGCCGTTGGACATCCTCGCGCAACAGATTGTCGCTTGCTGCGCCGCCGAGGAGTGGAGTGAAGAAGAACTCTATCGCGTCCTGACGCGCGCTTATCCCTATCGCGATCTGTCGCGACGAGACTTCGAGCGCGTGCTCGTGATGCTCGCCGAAGGCATTGCGGCGCGGCGGCGCGGCCGGTACGGCGCGTATCTCTACCGCGACCAGGTGAACGGGCGCGTGAAGGCGCGGCGCGGCGCACGGTTGGCGGCCATTACGAGCGGAGGCGCAATCCCGGAGACGGCACTTTTCACCGTTGTTGCCATGCCGGAAGGCGCGGTTGTCGGCACGGTGGATGAAGACTTCGCCACGGAAAGCAACGCCGGCGACATCATGCTTCTCGGCAACACCAGTTGGCGAATTCGCCGCATCGAGGGCAGCTCCGGCCGCGTACTTGTCGAAGACGCGCATGGCGCACCGCCGAGTATTCCCTTCTGGCTTGGCGAAGCTCCGGCACGCACCGCCGAACTGAGCGCGCACGTCGCGGAATTACGGCAAGCCGTGAGCGAGCGGACAGGACATGCAACTCCGCTGCGCCATGAAGCACTCGACTCTGCAAGGGAATCCAAGGCGCAGGGTTCAAAAAAGTTACCGCAGCTGGTTGCGGCCGATGGCAAGCAGCCGTCTTCCACTACGCGCGCCATTCGCGGCGTCGAACTAACTCGGGAGACTGTGAACGCCGTTGCCTGGCTCAAGGACGAGTGCGGCCTCGATGACTCTGGCGCAGAGCAGATCATCGAGTACATCGTTGCAGGTCGTGCAGTGCTCGGTGATGTGCCGACGCAGAGGACGATTATCGCCGAGCGTTTCTTCGATGAGTCAGGCGGAATGCAACTCATCATCCATGCGCCGTTCGGCGGACGCGTGAACAAAGCGTGGGGATTGGCGCTGCGCAAACGCTTTTGCCGCTCCTTCAATTTCGAGTTGCAGGCGGCGGCAACGGATGACGGCCTGAACATCGCTCTTGCCGAACAGCACAGCTTTCCGTTGGCGGATGTATTCAACTTCCTGCAACCGGAATCCGTTCAGGACGTGCTGGAGCAGGCCGTGCTGACTGGCTCACCGATTTTCGCGACGCGCTGGCGTTGGGACGCCAATCGTTCGCTGGCTTTGTTGCGCTTCCAGGGCGGAAAGAAAGTGCCTCCGCAGATTCAGCGAATGCGCTCGGATGATCTGCTCGCGTCCGTCTTCCCCGATGTCGCAGCCTGCGGCGAGAACATCGATGGCGACATCAAACTACCTCACCATCCGCTCGTGGAAGAAGTGATGAAGGACGTGCTGCATGAGGCCATGGACGTTGAAGGCCTCAAGCGCGTGTTGAACGACATCAGCACTGGCCACATCCGCTGTGTTGCGGTGGATACGCCCGTGCCGTCGCAGTTCTCGCATGAAATCCTGAACGCGAATCCATACGCCTACCTCGACGACGCGCCGCTGGAAGAGCGTCGCGCGCGCGCCGTGCAGATGCGGCGAACATTGCCGGAAAGTGTGCTGCAAGAGGTCGGCAAGCTTGAGCCTGCGGCGATCGCGCAGGTGCAAGAGGAAGCGCTTCCAGACGTGCGCGACGGCGATGACTTGCACGATCTTCTCCAGACGATGGTCATCTTGCCTGAGCGTATTCCGCTGCCTAACTGGGACGCCTTGCCTGATGTGTGGCGTGCGTTCTACGCACGGCTGGAAGGTAGTCGACGCGCGGTGACGGCGCATGTTGCAGGGCGGAGTTACTGGGTAGCGTCAGAGAAGGTCGCAGCGTTTGGTGCACTTTTTCCCGATGCGGCGTTCGCACCCGAACCGCCGGATTTCGGCACGCACTCTCAGCAGACGCGCGACGACGTAATCGCCGTAGCGCTTTCCGGATGGTTGACGCATACAGGGCCCATCACGGCGCGTGAGTTAGCAAGCGTTTTCGGACTGCCTGATGCCGAGATCGACTCCGCGCTGCTTCGCAAGGAAGCGACAGGGGCGGTGCTGCGCGGGCACTACCGCGAACCGGCAGAGGGCGCCACGCCACACGCGGGCGCACCGATTCCAAACGAGTTGGAGTGGTGCGAGCGACGGCTGCTCGCGCGAATCCATCGCTTGACGCTCGGAACGCTGCGCAAGCAGATTGAGCCTGTCACTCCGGCACAGTTCATGCGTTGGCTTCTGCGCTGGCAACATGTTGCGCCGGGAACACAACTGGGCGGCGAGCGCGGTGCGCTGGAAATTTTGCGACAGTTGCAAGGCTTCGAAATCCCGGCCAACGCCTGGGAACGACAGGTGCTCGCCCGCCGCGTGCGTGAGTACGATCCCGAAGTGCTCGACCAGCTCTGCCTTACTGGCGCGGTTGGCTGGGGACGCCTGTCGCCGCATCCGGCGACGGTGCACGCGAACGAAAACGCACCCGGCGACGGGGCGGAGGCGAGGACGCGGCGCGTGGTGCCGACGAGTGTCGCACCGATTACGCTGTTCCTCCGCGAAGATTCGGAGTGGATGGCTCCGCGCGCCCACGGCGAAGATGCCGAGCAGGAAAATGGTCTCAGCGCGGTCGCGCGCGAGGTGCTCGGGTTCCTGCGACGTCGCGGTGCCTCGTTCTTCACCGACATCGTTCGCGGAACGGGGAAGCTGAAATCGGAAGTTGAGACGGGACTGTGGGAGTTGGTCGCCGCCGGGTTCGTCACGGCCGATGGCTTCGACAACCTGCGCGCGCTGATCGATCCCAAGCGTCGTGCGGGACAGGGACATGGGCGAACATCGCGCCCGCGTCATTCATCGGGCAGATGGTCGCTGCTCTATGCCGAAAGCGCAGACCACGCCCGACGCGTGGAAGCGACGTGCTGGATGCTACTGAAGCGTTATGGCGTCGTCTTCCGCGAGCTGCTGGCGCGTGAGGCGAACCTTCCAAAGTGGCGCGAATTGCAGATCGCGTTCCGCCGCCTCGAAGATCGCGGCGAAATTCGCGGAGGGCGCTTCATCAGCGGCTTCATAGGCGAACAGTTCGCATTGCCCGTTGCGGTGGAAAGCGTCCGCGAGATGAAGCGCATAGAGCCGAGCGGCGAGACCATTACGATTTCTGCTGCGGACCCGCTGAACCTCGTTGGCGTCGTCGTGCCAGGCGAACGCGTTCCGGCCATCAGCGGAAAGACTGTTACATTCCGCGATGGCGTCGCGTACGAGGCCGATGAAGAGCGAGCGTTCGCGTTGCGTGATGTCGCGACGATGTAA
- a CDS encoding L,D-transpeptidase family protein — protein MFRARRALPFSATMPGMRIRWQFLTVPVLFATVSPLVAGELPKDAIADRIIVLKARRELQLLHEGKVLKTYRVALEGNPIGPKQRQGDGRTPEGTYFISTRNPKSQFHLSPRISYPNQEQRGRAKKMGVDPGGDIYIHGLPKGWEWVGAGHRMKDWTNGCIAVTNDEIEEMWRVVPNGTRVEIRP, from the coding sequence GTGTTTCGTGCTCGACGAGCTCTGCCGTTTTCCGCGACAATGCCGGGCATGCGGATTCGCTGGCAGTTCCTTACAGTTCCGGTTTTGTTTGCAACGGTGTCGCCGCTAGTTGCCGGCGAACTGCCAAAAGACGCGATAGCTGATCGCATCATTGTGCTGAAGGCGCGCCGTGAACTGCAACTATTACATGAGGGCAAAGTACTGAAGACGTATCGCGTCGCACTCGAAGGCAATCCCATCGGCCCGAAGCAGAGACAGGGCGACGGGCGCACTCCGGAGGGAACGTACTTCATTTCAACGCGCAATCCGAAAAGCCAGTTTCATCTTTCCCCGCGCATTTCTTATCCAAATCAGGAACAGCGCGGACGCGCGAAAAAGATGGGAGTCGATCCAGGCGGCGATATTTACATACATGGTCTTCCGAAAGGCTGGGAATGGGTCGGTGCAGGACATCGTATGAAGGATTGGACAAACGGATGCATCGCCGTCACGAATGACGAAATCGAAGAGATGTGGCGTGTTGTGCCGAACGGTACACGAGTTGAGATAAGGCCCTAG
- a CDS encoding MGMT family protein, with protein sequence MFAAMLKQVRRIPRGMVATYGDVAYAAGFPGSARQVAWALHSSDGVSVPWQRVVGAGGRILLAGEIGFEQRMRLQTEGVQFIGLRVDMTKHHFSFFVKKRTKAAKPRSTRKRS encoded by the coding sequence ATGTTCGCTGCAATGCTGAAGCAGGTGCGCCGCATTCCGCGCGGCATGGTCGCAACCTACGGAGACGTTGCCTATGCTGCCGGATTCCCGGGGTCGGCCCGACAGGTGGCATGGGCATTGCACAGCAGCGACGGCGTCTCGGTTCCGTGGCAACGCGTCGTGGGCGCCGGCGGCAGAATTCTTCTCGCAGGCGAGATAGGGTTCGAACAGCGCATGCGTCTGCAAACCGAAGGCGTCCAATTCATTGGACTTCGCGTGGACATGACCAAGCATCACTTCAGCTTCTTCGTAAAGAAACGGACGAAAGCAGCCAAACCCCGCTCCACCCGCAAACGGTCGTAA
- a CDS encoding DUF4440 domain-containing protein → MDRTYVETLYRELVNAFNRHDPVALSDCFSEQCEKIELDGSRAKNRAEVLNQAQNLKSNIYKDAQITLDIEWLLPIAAEVAAVTSRFTLTGARNADGTPMQELSGFQFSIVALDEGTPKIKVAHSFLPVPDLQPIQAVA, encoded by the coding sequence ATGGACAGAACGTACGTAGAAACCCTGTACAGAGAGCTTGTGAACGCGTTCAACCGGCACGATCCGGTTGCACTCTCGGATTGCTTCTCGGAACAATGCGAGAAGATTGAACTTGATGGCAGCCGGGCGAAGAATCGGGCGGAAGTTCTCAACCAGGCGCAGAACCTGAAATCCAACATCTACAAAGATGCCCAAATTACGCTGGACATCGAGTGGCTCCTTCCAATAGCGGCCGAAGTTGCGGCCGTCACGAGCAGATTCACGCTGACAGGCGCGCGCAACGCAGATGGCACACCTATGCAGGAGCTTAGCGGTTTTCAATTCTCAATCGTTGCGCTCGATGAGGGCACGCCGAAGATCAAGGTTGCGCACTCATTCCTGCCCGTGCCGGACCTTCAACCAATACAGGCTGTGGCGTGA
- a CDS encoding proline--tRNA ligase — protein sequence MHRWSQLFIPTLREAPADAEVASHKFLVRAGYIRQLASGIYSYLFIGQRAMLKITNVVREEMDKIGQEFYLPAIHPREVWEASGRWAGMGDNMFRLKDRKGADLCLGMTAEEVMTEIARKELRSYKQLPQIWYQIQSKFRDEPRPKSGLLRVRQFTMKDAYSFDIDPAGLDISYQKHYDTYCRIFDRCGLKYVAVEAHSGAMGGSASHEFMVYTEAGEDLVVSCQKCGYAANLEKATSRLDIVEDYEASGDGQPELVHTPGLKTIEAVASFLGVSPKNKMKTLAYMAVKSNSAANEISEIPVVVFVRGDHSLNEAKLASTVPGAEFRPMHPEEIQEVFNSPAGFLGPIGMETMHHKGIKAKVFVDRALLGRKNLIAGANKEDYHLRNVTPGRDFKVEESQWLDLRSVEQGEGCPNCGEPLQVGKAVEIGHIFKLGYKYSESMGARVLDKDGKEVTPIMGSYGIGIERILTSVIEQNHDDNGFWLPPNIAPYEVVVVPTNVADEKLLAAAVEIAASLEKAGFDVLLDDRDERPGVKFKDADLVGIPYRINVGKKVVEGKVEVVTRSTRESVDATIPSIPVLMMKLLRPQV from the coding sequence ATGCATCGCTGGTCACAGCTCTTTATTCCTACCCTTCGTGAGGCTCCGGCCGACGCGGAAGTCGCGAGTCACAAGTTCCTGGTGCGTGCCGGCTATATTCGACAGCTCGCGTCCGGTATCTACTCCTACCTGTTCATCGGTCAGCGCGCGATGCTAAAAATCACGAACGTGGTGCGCGAGGAGATGGACAAGATCGGGCAGGAGTTCTATCTGCCGGCGATTCATCCGCGGGAGGTATGGGAAGCGAGCGGTCGCTGGGCCGGCATGGGCGACAACATGTTCCGACTGAAAGACCGCAAGGGCGCGGACCTCTGCCTGGGCATGACAGCAGAAGAGGTGATGACGGAGATCGCCCGCAAGGAGTTGCGCAGCTACAAACAGCTTCCGCAGATCTGGTACCAGATTCAGTCGAAGTTCCGCGATGAGCCTCGTCCGAAGAGCGGACTGTTGCGCGTGCGCCAATTCACGATGAAGGACGCGTACTCGTTCGACATTGACCCCGCGGGGCTGGACATTAGCTATCAGAAACATTACGACACTTACTGCCGCATCTTCGACCGTTGCGGCCTGAAGTACGTGGCGGTGGAAGCACATTCGGGCGCCATGGGCGGTTCCGCGTCGCACGAATTCATGGTCTACACCGAAGCCGGCGAAGACCTGGTGGTGAGCTGCCAGAAGTGCGGCTATGCGGCCAACCTCGAAAAGGCGACTTCGCGTCTGGACATCGTCGAAGATTACGAGGCGAGCGGCGATGGACAGCCGGAGCTGGTTCACACGCCAGGCTTGAAGACGATCGAGGCGGTCGCGAGTTTCCTGGGCGTGTCGCCGAAGAACAAGATGAAGACGCTGGCGTACATGGCCGTGAAATCGAATTCGGCGGCGAACGAGATCAGTGAAATCCCCGTGGTTGTCTTCGTGCGCGGCGACCATTCGCTGAACGAAGCGAAGCTGGCCAGCACAGTGCCGGGTGCGGAGTTCCGGCCGATGCATCCCGAAGAGATACAGGAAGTCTTCAATTCACCTGCCGGATTCCTCGGCCCAATCGGCATGGAAACGATGCACCACAAGGGCATCAAGGCGAAGGTATTCGTGGATCGCGCGCTGCTGGGTCGCAAGAACCTGATTGCCGGCGCGAACAAAGAGGACTATCACCTTCGCAACGTGACGCCAGGGCGCGACTTCAAGGTGGAAGAGTCACAGTGGCTCGATCTGCGCAGCGTGGAGCAGGGCGAAGGTTGTCCGAACTGCGGCGAACCGCTGCAGGTGGGCAAGGCCGTGGAGATTGGACACATCTTCAAGCTTGGCTACAAGTATTCGGAGTCGATGGGCGCGCGCGTGCTCGACAAAGACGGCAAGGAAGTGACGCCGATCATGGGCAGCTACGGTATCGGCATCGAACGCATTCTGACGTCGGTGATTGAGCAGAACCATGACGATAACGGCTTCTGGCTGCCGCCGAACATTGCGCCTTATGAAGTGGTCGTCGTACCGACCAATGTTGCCGATGAGAAGCTGCTGGCGGCCGCTGTCGAGATTGCGGCCTCGCTGGAAAAAGCCGGGTTCGATGTGCTGCTCGACGATCGCGACGAGCGTCCGGGAGTGAAGTTCAAGGATGCCGACCTGGTAGGAATCCCTTACCGGATCAACGTTGGGAAAAAGGTCGTCGAGGGCAAGGTTGAAGTCGTTACCCGCTCGACACGAGAGAGTGTGGATGCTACTATCCCCTCGATTCCAGTGTTAATGATGAAGCTGCTGCGGCCGCAGGTGTAG
- the rlmN gene encoding 23S rRNA (adenine(2503)-C(2))-methyltransferase RlmN: MENLEKLELLGLDLQELTDVLRQPAQPGYRARQLYQALYRERTSVLENISTIPKNLREELATRFRIGLPDIEKRFVSLDGTVRYLLQFADGQSVETVWMPEGDGGEAGDGTEAGNEEGGDVSGKARYDRATICVSSQVGCAVNCQFCMTALLGVKRNLSAGEIVGQIIVVLNDHRVEIDRERVNLVFMGQGEPFLNYEPFMKAVRLLVEGVGIPESRMTVSTSGIVPRIYDFAQETVRPKLAISLNASNDADRTRVMPINKKWNIEKLMAAARDFPLRRRERLTFEYVLLGGDNDSVQNAREVARLLRGLRAKVNLIALNPGPDIPFTTPEESSVQIFRQVLVDAGIPAFVRRPRGRDIYAACGQLKRTSELVTLA; the protein is encoded by the coding sequence ATGGAGAACCTCGAAAAACTCGAACTATTAGGCCTTGATCTTCAAGAGCTTACGGACGTTCTGCGGCAGCCAGCGCAGCCCGGCTACCGTGCCCGGCAGCTCTACCAGGCTTTGTACCGGGAACGTACCTCGGTTCTCGAGAACATTTCCACAATCCCGAAAAATCTGCGCGAAGAGCTTGCGACTCGCTTTCGTATCGGCCTGCCCGACATAGAGAAACGCTTCGTCTCCCTGGACGGCACCGTCCGTTATCTACTTCAGTTCGCTGATGGGCAGTCGGTCGAAACCGTCTGGATGCCGGAAGGGGATGGCGGGGAAGCGGGCGACGGAACCGAAGCCGGCAATGAAGAAGGTGGCGACGTATCAGGCAAAGCCCGTTACGACCGCGCCACCATCTGTGTCTCCAGCCAGGTCGGGTGCGCCGTCAATTGCCAGTTCTGCATGACGGCCCTGCTCGGGGTTAAGCGTAACCTCAGCGCCGGGGAGATCGTCGGCCAGATCATCGTCGTCCTCAACGATCACCGGGTCGAGATCGACAGGGAGCGCGTCAATCTCGTTTTCATGGGCCAGGGCGAGCCGTTCCTGAATTATGAGCCGTTCATGAAAGCCGTCCGCCTGCTCGTTGAAGGCGTCGGCATCCCTGAGTCGCGCATGACGGTTTCAACCTCCGGCATCGTGCCCCGCATCTACGACTTCGCTCAGGAGACTGTCCGCCCCAAGCTGGCGATTTCTTTGAATGCCTCAAATGACGCGGACCGCACGCGCGTCATGCCGATCAATAAGAAATGGAACATTGAGAAGCTCATGGCCGCAGCGCGCGATTTCCCGCTACGTCGTCGCGAACGCCTCACCTTCGAATACGTGCTGCTAGGCGGCGACAACGATTCCGTGCAGAACGCTCGCGAAGTGGCTCGACTTCTGCGCGGCCTCCGCGCCAAGGTTAACCTTATCGCCCTGAATCCCGGCCCGGACATTCCGTTCACCACGCCCGAGGAAAGCAGCGTCCAAATCTTCAGGCAGGTGCTTGTTGACGCCGGCATTCCAGCCTTTGTCCGCCGTCCGCGTGGTCGAGACATCTACGCAGCCTGCGGACAACTCAAGCGCACATCTGAACTAGTGACTCTCGCCTGA
- a CDS encoding pitrilysin family protein: MQKQTFDDLRNVQRTVLPNGLTILTEEMPHVRSVCIGIWIKTGSRHEPTEWNGISHFLEHMVFKGTTTRSAEDIARQVDSIGGNMDAFTAKECICFNVKVLDEHLPIAMDVLTDMVLNPIFAETDIQRERGVILEEIKMDEDNPDYLVHEIFTQNFWKDHPLGKPILGTKDTVRRFERQMLFDYYGQRFSSGNIIVSAAGNLDHHEFCRLVTQSFEHLQPVPNGSHEAPPKTVSRIMMRNKKSLEQVQICIGVPAYSISHENRYVSYILNTLLGGGMSSRLFQNVRERQGLVYSIFSELSPFHDTGCLAVYAGTSRDSAPKVVHSVINEFRELKNIAVPEEELRRAKDQMKGSLMLSLESSTARMSNLARQEMYYDRFVGINEIIDRIELVTSEEVLALANEFFRSEQIAVTVLGNLNGLKISRDQLAC, encoded by the coding sequence ATGCAGAAGCAGACGTTCGATGATTTGCGAAACGTCCAACGGACGGTGCTCCCGAACGGACTGACGATCCTGACCGAGGAAATGCCGCACGTACGCTCTGTCTGCATTGGCATCTGGATCAAAACAGGTTCGCGGCATGAACCGACGGAATGGAACGGCATTTCTCATTTTCTTGAGCACATGGTGTTTAAGGGAACGACGACCCGTTCGGCCGAGGATATCGCGCGTCAGGTGGACTCGATTGGCGGGAACATGGACGCGTTCACGGCGAAGGAGTGCATCTGCTTCAATGTGAAGGTGCTCGATGAACACCTACCGATCGCCATGGACGTGCTGACCGACATGGTGCTGAACCCAATCTTTGCGGAAACCGATATACAGCGAGAGCGGGGAGTGATCCTGGAGGAGATCAAGATGGACGAGGATAATCCCGACTACCTCGTGCATGAGATTTTTACCCAGAACTTCTGGAAGGACCATCCGCTGGGGAAGCCGATCCTGGGCACGAAAGATACGGTACGCCGTTTCGAGCGGCAGATGCTATTCGACTACTATGGCCAGCGGTTTTCATCCGGCAACATCATTGTGTCTGCGGCCGGTAATCTGGACCATCACGAATTCTGCCGGCTGGTGACGCAGAGCTTCGAGCACCTGCAACCGGTCCCCAACGGATCGCACGAAGCGCCGCCGAAAACGGTTTCGCGCATCATGATGCGCAACAAGAAATCGCTGGAGCAGGTGCAGATCTGCATAGGCGTGCCGGCCTACTCCATCTCGCACGAGAACCGGTACGTCTCCTACATATTGAACACGCTTCTGGGCGGCGGCATGAGTTCGCGACTGTTCCAAAATGTGCGCGAGCGCCAGGGATTGGTGTACTCGATCTTTAGCGAGTTGAGCCCCTTTCACGACACGGGATGCCTGGCGGTGTACGCTGGCACTTCGCGCGATTCTGCTCCGAAAGTGGTGCATTCGGTGATTAACGAGTTCCGCGAGCTCAAAAACATCGCGGTGCCAGAAGAGGAACTGCGACGCGCAAAAGACCAGATGAAGGGTTCTCTCATGCTGAGCCTCGAGTCTTCAACGGCGCGCATGTCAAACCTGGCTCGCCAGGAGATGTATTACGACCGCTTTGTTGGGATCAATGAAATCATCGATCGCATAGAATTGGTCACTTCCGAAGAAGTGCTGGCGCTCGCCAACGAGTTCTTCAGGAGCGAACAGATCGCGGTAACCGTGCTCGGGAACCTGAACGGGTTGAAAATCTCTCGCGATCAACTTGCCTGTTGA
- a CDS encoding prepilin-type N-terminal cleavage/methylation domain-containing protein, with protein sequence MRKQKGFSLIELLIVVAIILIIAAIAIPNLLRSRIAANEASAVGSIRTVNTAQVTYASTYPGYGFAADLAVLGTTATPPTEAASGLIDSVLGCPSQPCSKSGYKFAIVGTAGDGTTPNGSYQINGEPITAGTTGQASFCSNTDGVVRKQQAGGAIADEAACLALPPIQ encoded by the coding sequence ATGCGTAAACAGAAGGGCTTTTCGCTTATCGAGTTGCTGATCGTTGTCGCGATCATCCTGATCATCGCGGCCATCGCGATCCCGAACCTGCTGCGTTCCCGCATCGCCGCGAACGAAGCTTCGGCCGTAGGGTCTATCCGCACCGTCAATACCGCCCAGGTCACGTACGCGTCGACATATCCGGGTTATGGCTTTGCCGCTGACCTCGCTGTGCTTGGCACGACTGCAACCCCGCCGACCGAGGCCGCCTCGGGGCTGATCGACAGCGTCCTTGGTTGCCCCAGCCAGCCCTGCAGCAAGAGCGGATACAAGTTCGCGATCGTTGGCACCGCGGGTGATGGCACGACTCCGAACGGCTCGTACCAGATTAACGGTGAACCGATCACTGCCGGGACTACCGGCCAAGCCTCGTTCTGCTCAAACACTGATGGCGTCGTTCGGAAACAACAAGCCGGTGGCGCAATCGCCGACGAAGCGGCTTGCTTGGCTCTGCCCCCGATCCAGTAA